A stretch of the Panicum virgatum strain AP13 chromosome 9N, P.virgatum_v5, whole genome shotgun sequence genome encodes the following:
- the LOC120687219 gene encoding guanine nucleotide-binding protein subunit gamma 3-like → MAAAPAAPRPKSPPASPDPCGRHRLQLAVDALHREIGFLEGEISSIEGVHAASRCCKEVDEFVGRNPDPFITIQPEKRSNDQSQQFLKKFRAKSCLSYLSWICCCGGCPPFQLKMRPGAAASCSCGGAQVRKLCASCCSCCCCCRCRVVCAGCCGGCCAPCPRCSCDCACPRCCSSSCACPGCGGGACCVPRCCLCL, encoded by the exons ATggctgcggcgccggcggcgcccaggcccaagtcgccgccggcctcgcccgacccctgcggccgccaccgcctgcagctcgccgtcgacgcgcTCCACCGGGAGATCGGCTTCCTCGAG GGTGAAATAAGTTCTATTGAGGGGGTCCACGCTGCCTCCAGATGCTGCAAAGA GGTTGATGAGTTCGTGGGAAGAAACCCCGATCCATTCATAACGAT TCAGCCAGAGAAACGAAGCAATGATCAATCTCAGCAGTTTCTGAAGAAGTTCAG AGCTAAGAGCTGCCTGAGCTACCTGTCGTGgatctgctgctgcggcgggtgCCCGCCGTTCCAGCTGAAGAtgaggccgggggcggcggcgagctgctcctgcggcggcgcgcaggtgcGCAAGCTCTGCGCCTcgtgctgctcctgctgctgctgctgccggtgcCGCGTGGTGTGCGCCGGGTGCTGCGGCGGGTGCTGCGCGCCGTGCCCGCGCTGCTCGTGCGACTGCGCCTGCCCGCGGTGCTGCTCGTCGTCGTGCGCCTgccccggctgcggcggcggcgcgtgctgcGTCCCGCGCTGCTGCCTGTGCCTATGA